The following are encoded in a window of Oncorhynchus keta strain PuntledgeMale-10-30-2019 chromosome 10, Oket_V2, whole genome shotgun sequence genomic DNA:
- the LOC127932607 gene encoding merozoite surface protein 9-like, with amino-acid sequence VKEEREKVKEREKVKDEREKVKEKVKEEIEKVKDEREKVKDEREKVCDFKNIPPLKYVY; translated from the exons gtgaaggaggagagagaaaaggtgaaggagagagaaaaggtgaaggatgagagagaaaaggtgaag gaaaaggtgaaGGAGGAGATAGAAAAGGtgaaggatgagagagaaaaggtgaaggatgagagagaaaag GTGTGTGACTTTAAAAATATCCCACCCTTAAAATATGTTTACTAA
- the npffl gene encoding pro-FMRFamide-related neuropeptide FF like, with protein sequence MNVDTALWGVLVGLILAMAGVGQCLQEENNNLPRESAEVLALEGEHVEGFNELDDRLLATVIHSLLQRNTRNPSVLHQPQRFGRDSRGDLMMGDRIQSRDWEQAPGHIWGMAVPQRFGKK encoded by the exons ATGAACGTGGATACAGCGCTGTGGGGGGTCCTGGTAGGTCTGATCCTAGCCATGGCTGGGGTGGGTCAGTGTCTGCAGGAGGAGAACAACAATCTGCCGAGGGAATCAGCAGAGGTGCTGGCACTG GAGGGCGAGCACGTGGAAGGGTTTAACGAGTTGGACGATCGTCTCCTAGCCACTGTGATTCACTCTCTGCTCCAGAGAAACACCAGGAACCCCTCCGTTCTCCACCAGCCTCAGAG GTTTGGTCGTGACAGCAGAGGAGACTTGATGATGGGGGACAGGATACAGTCCAGAGACTGGGAGCAGGCTCCAGGACATATCTGGGGCATGGCTGTGCCGCAGAGATTTGGCAAGAAATAG